From Zea mays cultivar B73 chromosome 3, Zm-B73-REFERENCE-NAM-5.0, whole genome shotgun sequence:
ACACATGTCTCCTAATTCATATGCATCTCAATTCGAAGCATGTAAAATGTACTGACAAGTACTAAGCCTGTCGCTAAAAACAACTACTGAAACTCCATTAAGACCAACGATGCTCAGCATCAATCAATTGAGCACAAATCGGATCACGGAGGCAGCACCTAACAAGCAGTAGGAACCCAAAAGCCTAGCCCAGTGGTGACCAACTCACCACGATGGTTCTGGAGGAATCGCTGTTGCCGGGGTCGACAAGGTAGGTGATGGAGTCCCCCTGCATCCCGACGACGCGCTTGATGAGCCACTTGCGCGGGTCCTCGGGGGAGATCATCAGCACGATGTCCGCCGGCGCGACCCGGCCGAACCTCACGCTGACCCTGTCCACCGCCACCACGTCGTCCGCCAGGTTCAGGGCCGGCAGCATGCTGGCGCCCCGCACTAAAGCGACCGAGCAGAGGTGCTCGTTGGCGATGTGGATCACGCAGTAGGCCTTCGCCACCAGGAACACGCGGGAGAGGCCTTGCCTCGCGATGCTCCGCCACGGGATGCCCGCGAGACGCTGAGCGAAGCCCggcatggcggcggcggcggatgaCGAGGGAACACCGGATGCTTCGCTCAGTTACCTCTCTTGGTCGGTGGGCTTGGGCCTCTTCCTATCTTTCGACACACAAATCACACAAGCTGGGCCGATTTTTTTTACAATTTAACcctttttaaaaaaaaacacGTATAGCCCTCTGAATAATTTAATGTCGTTTTTAGACCTCTGAGTAATTTTGAAGTCCTTGCTTGTTGAAAGAAACAAGAAAGACCTTGCCGGAGTGCACATGAGACAATCTAATCGTGAAATAGGATTAAGTCTCTTGGAAAGGTAAAATATTTTTCGCAATCGCTAGTATATTTTAGATCTAAAAGGGAGAACACATGCCCTCAAAACATGGAGCAAGGTGTGATTTGTTTATTCGATCTTTTTATGGGGTTTTAATAAGAAAAGATTAGAAGAAATCATTTAGATGCTAGATTTTTTTTGAGTCTAAATCTTTGAAGTGGCCAGGTTTTGGAGTTTGACAATATAAATGTAAAAGTACTAATATATTCAGCATAGGATGGTATACCTTACTAAACCCCTTGAAACCTTGAGATACGTAAATCATAGGAATTAAAAAATGATGAGTTAGATTTGTTTTGTGACACATTAATGACTGGATCACATGTGAGTCCATTTTACCATCTATATCAAGTTGCAGAGATAAGTTACATTTTATAGCATATATACCATCAAACTAAGTCGAATTCACTATTACTACGTTTTTCACAATACGCCTTATGAGAAATATCATACAAAGACAGTTTCATATTTAGAAGTgtctagtatactcactaacatTTAAGACAGTCTTTATAGTCTAGGCgactctaataatatctttatttgagatggtttcatatacagaagtgtctaatttactaaccaaaatctaagacaattcttgagatcttaatgactcaaaaaggtatatttatttgaGACGGTTTTCAATAATAATCCGTCTTAAATCAAAATAAGACATTTCTTACGATGTAACTGCCTCAAAACATTGTTTTATTAAAGACGGATCTTGAACAAACCGTCTTACCTCACTCATCATTATATGATAAAAGACGCTTCTATAAAATATACTGATATCTGTCTTAAATTGTacgtcttaaataagcatatctctagtagtgccacacagtctcgagtggttgtacttatcatgagtacatgtagtgaaggatgacaacccgatccttatatgaggggacaatccttctgctcacgcctaaaccagctgagccatcaccttaggccctcccctaaaccagggagtccctgatcatccctactcaaaggtgataagggtgaaaacccttcatcatacacattttgaaaaacattttcttttgaaaactcacacctttccccaaatcatttgtaacaaatatatcagggattgattgtggcaagcggctgggtggccataataacttgtctcaaaatcatatcatgcataaaataacaggctgagggttatggttgtaaaagcataggtaatttatgcattaaagggatccagtgagcttgccgtgcttatccggcgaagggggaaggggagctcgcggaactggcttctagctccactgcctggcgtagacttgcagatctggcctccacgagacggcacgaacgctccgataactatgcaacatgaacaagcaaacaacaaaccagcaagtataccaacaaatatttagtatagtggtcagaatagcgatatatggaatggtagagtcttgagtagaatatgtgtcatgtggtgttgaggtactactagtggtggagtagaggtgcttaccaggagggtggactggaggcgaagcgacactatgcgtgtagccggtagagcggagtaactgagtgggtggggtgtttgccttggctgagggtgttgagtgtgtggagtgggagagggtagctgggggtatttatagctgggtgtatgtggtgtagctcagcgaagttcactattggtgagaatagtgacgaaagaATCGTTTGACTTAGCAtggacaggagagttataggcagaatatgggacaagagtattttgggagttttctggaatatgaaccatgcttaagggatgacatggttggatagggaatagtttgacaagaattttagaaacaagatgattgaaatctgagtttggatggaggagttttggattttataatcatagggagaaaaagaaaaggaaagaaatattctagaatttgaatatttagagatatatgtatttttgagcggggtgcgaggaattatttttgggcttttcttgggcagaggtttatgttggtggaaactgttcctacctactgtgtcacatcagacaacagtaaggcgggacccaaatagctggaatgctgtggtattctggtccaagtgggttgtggtatcttgggccaggtttgATAGGATTGAAGAcatatccatacaaacatggttcgcctttctttttggaagtctggcttgaaagaatcccaaagttaagcgtgctcaacttggagaaatctgggatgggtgaccagatgggaagttccctactggaaggaaaaccacagtcaccggagttcgtatgactggaatatgggtctggctggtcttaggtggactggacagcatgatggatgagtagttgaaatttggggtgatcggatgatcgatgaatagtaacgatgaatagtaatggtgaatagtgacaaCGGGAA
This genomic window contains:
- the LOC103651187 gene encoding mitochondrial inner membrane protease subunit 2, which encodes MPGFAQRLAGIPWRSIARQGLSRVFLVAKAYCVIHIANEHLCSVALVRGASMLPALNLADDVVAVDRVSVRFGRVAPADIVLMISPEDPRKWLIKRVVGMQGDSITYLVDPGNSDSSRTIVVSWSPLG